The Xenopus tropicalis strain Nigerian chromosome 1, UCB_Xtro_10.0, whole genome shotgun sequence DNA segment AATAAGCATGTGGGCCATTTTAGGACATTCCATTTTAAAATTTGTAGACACCATTAATTCTTGGTAGGACAGTTGCTGCACTTACTATAACATTCATGGATAACAAAATACTGTAAGCTTCTTACTTCATGTATTAGCAGTGATCTTTACCCCATGGCTCAGGACTTCGGCTGACCATTTCAGCTTAAAACacccttggaggtccaacctcTGGTTAGCTCacaataaggttacagatatagcaATACTTTTGTGTATTAGTCTTTCAGTCATAGTCCCATGTATATCTAGGCCATTGCATATGTTTGCACCACAAATCTTGCCTTAGATGACCTTCAACTTGGTTATTTGGTGTATGTAGCACAGCGGATAGGTATTCTCCCTACATCTCATCCTAACTGGCCTCCAAGTTAATCCCCTTTCCCACTGCTCCCATCACCCCACAGTGGGCTAGTCCTACTACTACTATATAGGGTTGCAGATTTCccatatttttaaacctgccaccATTTGAGAATAATGGGTTAGGAAGTTTAGGGCTcagttaaataatatttttaggcAGAGGGAACATATTTTAGTTAGAGCAGGGATAGGCTCTCTAACTTTCCTCTCCTTTTATACTTGTTTTTAGTAGTATACTGATGGAGGAGCTCTGTGAAAGAGTGAGATTGGCAGCAGAACAAGTATAGTACACTGACACCTTTGCACAAGTGGGCCCTGTGTGGTTGAGCTATTATGTAGTAAGGCTTGTGATGAGAACATGTTATTTCTCACAGCTTGCAGAACAGGACTGAAAAAGGTTTTGCAAACTAAGTAATTTAAAATAACTAATTCCTCTTCCTTTCTCAAAAACCGTGAAGACTGCCTGGCTTTGATTACGTCATATATCCatggatgtttttttcttttattttacatattctaTTATACCTCTCTTTTGGCCCACTGTTATGTTCTATTGCTGTTTTTACAAAGCTATTCAAAGCACCTCTTGCGTACCAGAAAACAAGTGTTCAGGTGGTATTTGACAAGGAGTGGGAAATATCAAGACCAACTGTAGTGGAGCTTCTGCCAGGATGAGACTGCAGACAGTGTGAAGCATGGAAAGGAGAATGATTATGCTGCCAATTAAAAagcaagcagaaaaaaagaagGGAGAACATAGAAGTGGTGAAGAAATAGTAAACAGAATATGAGTGTAAGGTAGAAACAATTTCAAATCAGTACTTGGGGACAGGAGAACATAAAGGGAGAAAAATATAAACTTTCAATGAGTGAGGAGGAGTAGATAAAGAGAAAGCATAAGACAAGCAAGAAGAtgattttaaaaaggtttttatgAGCGAAAGGGGAGAAAAGGTGAGATCAGATGATGACAGTAAAGAAGTACAGTACACAATtcctataatataataaaaacgaGCCACAGAAATTCAGAGCTGACTTTCGgatatttcatcaaaattgccagctttaggaaagacacttacccattttggattcaagaGGTTATCTCTGCTGGTGTTGCTGCCATGAATTTTTAGTGGGAACTGTCCATAGCTACTTGAGCTGGAATTGCTCAATTATATCACCAGATATAGTGGAGGGGGTGTCACATAGGATCAGTCATTTCTAGATTTAGCACCCGACTGCTCAGACCATGGGTCCTTGATGCATACATAACACATTTTTACTGTATTAAACGCAGAGGGGATGGACAGTGAGTGTGTCCTTAGTGATGTTAGTGCCTCGCTTGCCCAACCTGACAGAATTTATTGAAAGCTGCAAGGGTCACTTAGTTTtggttagggcagtggcacacagcaAGATAGTtgtcccgcgacaaatcttcgttacggtgtgcgactaatctccctgcaatgcgatttacattcttgccggtgggatggcattgctaaAAGGAGCCATACTTGCCACAGTCCACCAGACAACTTATCTAAAAATATGTCCAGCAATAAAGggacttaataaaaaaaactttatattaaGTGAACATGTCTACAACTGACATTTCAGTCCGTGTTAAATATGCTCTGCTTGTACAGACAGACAACCTAACAGCCATGGTGATTATAGGTCAGTTAGATAATAGATAGACGTAACACAATACATTAGCGTGAAGAAGTTTATTAAGCACACAAAATAGATAACAGAAGCAAAGGTAATAATTGCAAACTGTATGTAATACCAATGCTGCTTTTCAAAGTATTGCTCAGCTAATGGACTAATATCTTCTTTCTGTTTCTCAGGAGCTTGAAGAGATCCGCAAAACTGGGATGAAAAATTTCCGCAATATACAGGTGGAGGATTCAAATTTACTGACCTGGCAGGGACTCATCGTTCCAGTGAGTATGGTTCTAAAGATGATCTTGGGTCAGAGCACAGGACACCTTCTGTTGCTTAAGTACATTGCTACATCATCTCAATCTAACTGCAGGTTTTCCTTGAAACTTTTATGCTTTATTGTTTAGAATCAGTAAATTACATCGGTGAAACTTGCATAGAGTTTGCAGTCTAGATTCGGTGCCTGTGTCTGGATTAGGAACCCCTATGGCTCCTGATAGCAATCAATGACTTGTCACCCACAGTGCTAGAGTCAGTATAGAATATTAATTGCCTAGTGCTGTAGCCAGTAACGtgcatgtttttttgtatttagcaTTTCGGTTATTTGGCCCCAGTGCTGCCTTAGTATGTTGTTGCTGTAATGTTCTAGCTGTACAAAAGAAATTTACTTCTTAGATTTCATCTCAAACACTCTATTTATGTCATACTAGGACAATCCTCCATATGACAAGGGAGCTTTTCGGATTGAAATCAACTTCCCAGCAGAATACCCATTTAAACCCCCCAAGATAACATTTAAAACCAAAATTTATCATCCGAATATCGATGAGAAGGGCCAGGTATGTCTGCCAGTGATCAGCGCTGAAAACTGGAAACCAGCAACCAAAACTGACCAAGGTGAGTCCCAGTATGGCAAGGATACTGAGAAAAGACATAAGCATGTGTTAGGGAAAGGAAGCCTGTGGTGCTCCCAGATGTTCCCAGAATACCACTTCAAGGCTTTAGCTGAAGGCTTCTCAGCCCTGTGTTGGATTATTTTGTGTCATAATAAACTATACTTTTTATCTGGACTACGATAAATGTGTTTTCTTATTCAGAAAGTTTAACGGAGGTTTAAGAGGTAGCAACTAAGATTATTTGTGTATAAGCGTGATGGCTTTCCTTTCTTTTATGTAGTACTTATTCTGCCTAAACTGTTGAgtctgtattataatatatattttcatcttgaaaaaggaactaaaatgttctgaaagcttgctatgattatcttagttagccaataaaggtatcccctttataccacttttgttattttctgtttaaaaaggGTTACACTGTAAAGCTCTTTGTAAGAAAACACACACAAGGTCTCTTTGGGCAGGTACAGATGAGCTTTTTTCCATGTACAGTTTCTGTGTTTATGCTTTGGCatatctttctatctgtctatGGAATATGTAAACCATATGGATTATGTAATCCACAGACATTCAGCAGAGAGCAGCAGCACTCTGCTGCACACCCTGTGTGTCAGGGTGTGTGTTCTATCAGTTGAGGATGCTGCCCAATAGCAGCAAATCATTACTGTTGCATTTTATTAGCACTGAAGCGAGGCCACTTTTTCCTAGTGGTAGGTATAGGACAGGCCCAGGCTGTGGCAAAGTTTTTCTAACACCCTGCTTTTTACTTACCATGTGTTTCTCTTGTATCCAGTCATCCAGTCTCTCATTGCCCTGGTCAACGACCCCCAACCAGAGCACCCATTGCGTGCAGACCTAGCCGAAGAATACTCAAAGGACCGTAAAAAATTCTGTAAGAATGCCGAAGAGTTTACAAAGAAATATGGCGAGAAGCGACCAGTGGACTAGAAACTTGGGGCTGAGCGCCAGTGGAAAACACCCACACTCTAtcacacacaaaaatacaaaaagcgCAACTGAAGAATTGGAGTCAGTGAGTTCAGAATCCCCTCCCTCATCCAGCCACCCCTGAAAATGCACACGAGACAGGACTCCAATGGAACTGAGGCTCAGCGGCAGCCAGCAGCATTGCTGCCTGTACAACAGTCATCTAGATAAACTTGTAAAGAGGTGGATTAAAACGGAACATGTAAAGTTGGAAATACAGTTCTGCtctctgtgttaaaaaaaaaaaaaaaaaaaaaaaaaaaaagcactgtaaCAAAGAATTCACTACTTAACCATGAGTAGACACACAATGTTTCTACATTGCTTTTTCTTTTCCAAATATTCGTAAAGCCCCCTATCTGTTTTGTTAGGGTTTTCAGTGTATAGTCACACTTTCCCTTACCTCACggtctccactttttacactgtCATTGTTCCTTTATGTATGATTTTAGTCTGATATCAGCCCCCTTGCCCTTCAGTGCCAGAGAGACCCGTTGCGCAAATCCCTAGCACTGAAGGGATCATGCCACTTTGGCCCATTTAAGGGAGGGTATAGTTGAACATTCGGCTCTTAGTTTTCCTTTCTTTCAATGTTGCACTGTGCTTTGTGGGACTCGGTAAGTTCTCCTTCAGTTtgtaacataaaaacaaaataaaaggaaaaaaagcaaactgtTGGAAATGAGCCCATTCTTCTGTAAATCTGGCGGATATTGCGattatgtttattaaaggggGAAAAACAAATTGCCTGGTTGTTACTGAATCTCTGAAGTATTTGCTACTTCTGTAAGATGGACTAAATATCGATAATCACAAAGTCTCTCTTTTTATGATGAAGTGCTGCTTGATTGCAGAGAAAAACTGCTAAGTCTCTATCTGTAATAGAATTTAGGGCTTTATTATCTGAATGGTAAGTCCAAAATCCAGTTTGCCATTACATTTTTAGGTCACATCGGCAGAAGAAAAGCTGCATCATTTTCTGCATACACTTTTTAGCATATTGGTGCTTTGGGCTTGTGCAGAACAGTGGAGGGCCCATTCTGACTGATAGAATGGTTGAATTTTGGAGTACCTGGCTAATATGTGTTTAATGAAGGTATGGTTGAGCATGTTTGGAAAAGACAGCTGCCCTGTCAGACCCTGTTTAGAGTAGGAAGGGATAATTTTTGGACTTGGGGTGTAGCTTTGGCATGTAATCACTATGAGTAA contains these protein-coding regions:
- the ube2l3 gene encoding ubiquitin-conjugating enzyme E2 L3 isoform X1, with product MPTVSQQELAHTVVMELEEIRKTGMKNFRNIQVEDSNLLTWQGLIVPDNPPYDKGAFRIEINFPAEYPFKPPKITFKTKIYHPNIDEKGQVCLPVISAENWKPATKTDQVIQSLIALVNDPQPEHPLRADLAEEYSKDRKKFCKNAEEFTKKYGEKRPVD
- the ube2l3 gene encoding ubiquitin-conjugating enzyme E2 L3, whose amino-acid sequence is MAASRRLMKELEEIRKTGMKNFRNIQVEDSNLLTWQGLIVPDNPPYDKGAFRIEINFPAEYPFKPPKITFKTKIYHPNIDEKGQVCLPVISAENWKPATKTDQVIQSLIALVNDPQPEHPLRADLAEEYSKDRKKFCKNAEEFTKKYGEKRPVD